The following is a genomic window from Pseudomonadota bacterium.
GTGGGTATCTCGAGATCCTGGAGCTTGGTGGCGAGACCAAACCCGTGACACAGCCCGAACGCGAACACCGCCACTTTCGGCCAGGGCCGCCAACCGACCAGCCGTTCGAAGCCCCCGAGGTTGTCGAGGGCCTTGTATACCACCGACAGACCGATCACCGCGTCTATCAGGTAGGCGTCTGCACGGATGTCGGCAAGCACGCCCGTCGTCAAAGTGAGACTGTGGCCGATCGAAAAAAGCGTCACGTAGACGAGCACGTCGCGCGCGCCGCCAAGCAGGAACACCACGCCAAGCAGGAACAGCAGGTGGTCGTAGCCGGTCACCATGTGCTTCGCGCCCAGGTACAACCAGGGACCGACACTGACACCCGTCACGCTCTCGATGAACGCCGCGTCGCCCGCGGTCACCCCGTGTGCCCAGGCAAGGTTCAACCCAATGACCATCAACACACAGGCGAACACACACTGCAGAATGGAGAGTTGCCGCATGGGCCGGGGTCCGGACTCGGTGGCCTAAGCCTAGCAGTCCGGGCCGAACACGCAGCCCGCGGACCCCCGTCGCCCGCGCTTGCGTTGGCCGCTCAGTAGATCTTCGGCACGTAGAGTTCGTCGGGGAGGGTCTGACGCTCGTAATAGGGGTCGAACTGGCGCTCGGGCAGTTCGATCTGATCCCGGTCCACATCGCGGTACGGTATCAGCGACAACAAGTGCTCAATGCAGTTCAACCGTTCCCGTTTCTTGTCGTTGCCCTCGACGATGTACCAGGGCGCCTCGGGGATGTTAGTGCGTTCGAACATCTCCTCCTTGGCACGCGTGTAGTCCTCCCAGCGGATACGTGACTCGAGGTCGATCGGGCTGAGCTTCCATTGCTTCAGAGGATCGTGGATGCGCATCAGAAAGCGCAGCTGCTGCTCCTCGTCGGTGATGGAGAACCAGTACTTGACCACGGTCACACCGGAACGCACGAGCATCCGCTCGAATTCCGGCACGTCGCGGAAGAACTGTTCCACCTGGTCCTCGGTGGCAAAACCCATGACGCGCTCGACGCCTGCGCGGTTGTACCACGACCGGTCGAACAGAACGATTTCACCCCCGGCCGGCAGGTGCGGTACATAGCGTTGGAAGTACCACTGCGACTGCTCGCGCTCGGTGGGCTTTGGCAGGGCCACCACGCGGCACACGCGCGGGTCCAGGCGTTGGGCGATGCGCTTGATCACCCCGCCCTTGCCGGCGGCGTCGCGCCCCTCGCAAATGATCAGGACCTTGGCACCGGTGTCCTGCACCCAATCGTGCAGCTTGATGAGTTCGCCCTGCAGACGCAGCAGATTGCGGTAGTACACGCGTCGATCGAGGCGTTCCGGGTGCGCGTCCTTGTACAATCGACGGAGCTCCTCGGTGAGCAAGGGTTCAGCGAACTCCATCTCATACATCTCGTCGAGCGAGTCCTCGAACTCGGATTCCATCCAGTCGCGCAAATTCGTTTGTGGTGGCGTTGACTCGGACATGGCTCTGGCGATTTTCCCGATGATCCGACCAGTATGGCTGCATGATGTGTCGGCTACGTGACACGTGCAAGCTCCCCGCCAGTCAGCGTCCCCCGCCCCACAAGAGGCGCGCCCAGATCACCACGGAACCAACAGTAATCGTGATGCGCAAGAGGTGGTGCAAGGCAACCAACATCGGACTGACGCCGAAGCTCAAGGCGATCAGGCTCATTTCGGTGACGCCGCCCGGGGCAAAGCTGATGAACAGCGCTTCCACTGGCAAGGGTGTCACCGCTGACAGCGCTATCGCAAACCCCAACGAAAGCACCAGCACGCAGCTGATCGAGAGGCTGCTCATGCCAAGCGCGCGCAGCAACTGCCGCCGATCAAAATCGACGAAGCGTGTCCCGAGCCCGGCGCCAACGACGAGCTGGGCCACGTGCAACAGCCACTCGGGTGACGTAACGGCGGCCCACCCGACTGCGTGCAGCACCGCGCTGACCAGCAGCGGTGTCATCAGGTGACCCGCCGGCAACCGCAGCCACGGCGACACCGCCAGACCGGTGGCCGCCAGACCCGCCACCCACAGCACGTCGGCTGCGTGCCACCTGCCCCGGGACAGCGCCTCGCCCGCGGCACTGCCCACCGCGGTGCCGTGCCACAGCAGCAGGGTCAGCGGCACCACCATCACCACCAACACGATGCGGGTGAAGTGCTGCACCGTGAGGGTACGCGCATCGCACCCAGCGGCTTCGCCGAAGGCGATCGCCTCGATCAACCCCCCCGGCATCGACGCGTAGAAGGCGGTCTTGGGGTCGTAGCCACCCACCCGCCGAAACAGCGTGTAGCCCACACCGTGGCTGAGCAGAACGAATGCAAGCATGGCAAGCAGCGAGACCCACAGCGTTGGCAGAATCGACACCAACGCCGGCGTGAAGCTCGCGCCGATCATCACCCCGATGATCGCGATGCAGACCCGGCGCACGCGCTCAGGGTAGGTTGGGCATTGAGGAAAGGCGCGCGCCAACAGCGGCGCGCTGAGCGCGGTGGCAAACAGGCTGCCGAGCATCCACGGCATCGGCAAGAGCGTATGGCTCGCGAGCCACCCGCCGGCCACCGCGATGGCGGTGAGCACCAGCAGTCCCGCCGCCGGCCTGCTCACAAGGGGCTCCGAGGCAACCACGGCGTCGCCGTGCCGACGAGATCAGCGTGCATCGACACAGTATAACGGCGGCACGTGTCGCCGCCGTCTGCTCAACGCAGTTTCGCGAGTTCCTCACGCAGCGCCGCAGCGAGTGTCGGATCGGTCAGTTCACCCCGAGCAGCATCGACGTTGTCGTGAAACCGCGGCACGCTCAGGCTGCCTCGCAGCTCACACCCGAAGTACGGCGCACTTTCGATCGCGGCACGCAACACCGACGCCGCGCCGCCGGGTCCGGGTGAGGTCGACAACAGCACCATCGGTTTGTCCTGGTAGACCTTTCCTTCCAGCCGGGACGCCCAGTCAAACAGGTTCTTGAAGGCCGCGCAGTAGTGTCCGTTGTGCTCGGCAAAGGAGATGATCACGCGGTCCGCGGCGGCGATGCGGTCCTTGAACTGCTGTGCCAGGGCCGGCACGCCGTTCGCTTGTTCACGGTCACTGCTGTAGAGCGGCATCTCGAAGTCGTTGATATCGAGCCGATCGACGCTGCCCTCGGGCGCGAACTCGGCGACAAAGACGGTGGCCGCGTGCTCGGCGAGCACACGGTTGATGGACGACCGGCTGTTGCTGGCTGCCAGACTCAATACGCGCATGGGTGCGCCTCCGGGTGGGTGTCGACGGGAGCAAACTGGTGGTATCGCCTGACGCTTTCAAGGTGCACTGTCGATTTCAACGGACAGACCGACTGACAGCAAAACCAGAAAGCCGACACCCAGCGCCAGACACAGTGGCGCATAGAGCCGTCTGTCGAGGGTACGAAACGGCTCCACCGCACCCGAGAGCGGCCCGGGCAGGTAGGTCGCCGCTCCGCGCCCGAGAAACACGGCGACCAGCAGCCAGAGCCCGATCTCTCGCACGCTGAGCCCGACGACGCTGCCGTCCGGGACCGCAACCCATCCAGCCGCCCAAAGCGCCCAGAACGCGGCTGCGAGCAGGGCCAGAGTGACCACGAGGCACAGACCGAGACCGGGCATGCGGTGCACGTCGGGGCGGCCGATCACGGCGTCGATCAGCGTGCGCTCGTCCTCCCCTGGCCAGCGAAGACCACACCCCCAGGCGAGGTGCAGGCCAGCGATGCCGACAAGCACGGCAGCGAGCAGTACAGCAAGCGTCTCCACGGCGGCTCCAAAAACATACGCCACCGTATGGTAAATGGATGCATTGAAGGAGTCAATACGGTAGCGTATGGTGCCGGCATGACCCGCGCGTCGAAGCTCTCACCCGTCGACTGGATCCAGGCAGCCTTCCGCACCCTGACCGAGCGCGGTATCGAGCAGGTAAAAGTCGAGCCACTGGCGCGCGAGTTGGGCGTCAGCAAGGGGTCGTTCTACTGGCACTTCAGCGACCGCTCGGCGTTGCACGCTGCGATGCTGCAGCACTGGAGACAAGAGGCCACAGACAACATCATTGTCCAGGTCGAGCGCACTGCGGACACCCCGCACAGGCGCCTGCGCACCCTGGTCGGCCTGGCGGCGGCAACGGCACCGAAACGCTATGGCGGGGCCGGTGTCGAGTCGGCACTGCGCAGTTGGGCACGGCACGACTCGGCCGCGCAGGCGACCGTGACGGCGGTCGACGACACGCGCATACGGTACGTGCGCACCTTGTTCAAGGCAGCCGGCGCACCCCCGGCGCAGGCGCGCCTGTCGGCCAGCACCCTGTACGCCACGTTGGTCGGCCTTGACGCCCTGCCCCAGCACGGCGTGCGCCTTCGCGAATCGGCGCTGAATCAGGTGCTCGACGGCCTGCTTGAAGCCCTGACACCCCCCTGACGCTCAGTCGCCGATACGGTCGGGATCGAACCGGGCGTGCCCCAAGGTCGGCAACACGTCGCTGACCGCGAAAACGGTCAACGCCACGGGGCCATCGACAAGCTCGGATTCGATCGCAAAACTGCGCTCACCCGCATGCGACTGGACACTGGCGAAGTACAACGCGAGCCGATCGCCGGTCGCGCCACCGGCGTCCACCCGCCGCACATCGACCAGCACGTCCGACGCGGTTGTGGCCGCGTCAGCCGCAAAAGCTGCCTCGATCCAGGCCGTGGTGTGGCGTGCATTGAAACTCAGCCGTTTGGTCTGGCTGCGTTCGACGAAATGCAGATCCAGGGGTGCGCTGTCAAGCGCAGGTAGGGTCGTGTCCGCGACGATGGCCTCAAGCCGCGCCATGAATCGGGTGCCACGCTCGACACGGTCGATGTATTTCTCCAGCACGGTGGGCAGGGCGATCGGGCTCGCGTCGTCGTCGAAGTACGCCAGCGGCACGCGGTCGATCACCGGCACGGGTTGAGCGACGCCCTCCGCTGCCGTTTTGTCGTCAAGCGCCGCCGACTCGGGCACGGTCTCGCGGGGCCGGTCCGGCGTTGCGACGCGACCTGCTCGGTCCGAAGTGTCTGCCGCTGCCGCGGCGCGGGTCGGCCCGGTTGGCTCCGGTGTCACAGCCGCCGACGAACCGGACGGGTCCGACGCGGTGACCACAGGCGTCGCCCGCTGCGCCGTGCTGTCTTCCGGCACGCTGTCCTGGACCAACTGCACCGCCAGCGCACCGAGCCCGAGCACAAGCAGGGCCACTCCGAGTCCCAGCGCAAAGCGCTTCTCCTCACTCGTCGCCATGGCCTGACCCCCTGCCTAGTCGATTACCACATCCCCTTCCACTATCAACGGCATCAACGAGCCCATACTGTACACACGGACACGCAAACCCGATGTCGGCAGGTGGCGACGACGGACGGGGAAACTCAGCTCGCCGTCGTCGCTCACGGTGGCCGGCGAGATCAGCACGGCCGGTCCGTGTCCGGCCTTCTGGTGAATGGCGACCATCACATCACCGACCGACGCCCCGGGCGTGTCGAGTCGAACGCGCACATCCAGCCAGGCGCGGTCGTCAGTGCGTCGCGTCGCGACCACCGGCCCAGCGGACAAGGGCGCGACGGACTCATCGGATTCGGCGTCGTGCGCGATCTCGGTGATGCGCCCCACCATACGGGACGGGTTCTTCACTTTGCCGATGTAGCCCTCGATCACGCGCGGCACCTCGGAAAAGTCGGCATCGTCACCAAAATAGTCGAGCAGGAGATCGGTCGGCAGCCGCACAACGCGGGCTGCGGCGTCCGCGTTCGTCGGGGTCGCGTCAGCCGGCTCGGGCGCGAGCAGGATCACGGTCCCGTCAGCCGACGCCGTGTCCGCGCGCGGCACCGCCTCGTCGGTCGCCCAGAGCTCGATGACCCGCGGTTGGGGGGCGCGCTGTCGGGCATTGTTCGCATACGAAGCGGCATACAACACGACAAACAACGCGACCAACGCGATCGGCACCGTTGTCCAACGCCAAACCGCCTGAACGGCGGGAGAAACGTCCATCGAGGGGACTGCCTATACTGTCGAAAACTGTTCACCAGTCGGTCGCCGCACCGCCTTCACACGCGGCGCAGCTTGAATGAACACTCAATAATTACTCCAACCCACCGCCAGGCTTTCCGCTCCGTCATCATGCTCGCGTCGTCGTCGAGAGCCACCACACTCGCACTGTTCAGCGTGCTCACGCTGCTGTGGAGCTTCTCCTTCCTGCTGATCAAGGTCAGTGTCACCGACTTCGCCCCGTCGACCCTGGTGTTCTGGCGTCTGGTGATCGGCGCGGCCGTGGTCAGCGCCGCCGCCACGCTGTGGCGCACCCCCCTGCCGGACACCCGAACGCACTGGCCGCTGGTGCTGTGGGTGGCCCTGCTCGGCAACGCCCTGCCCTTCTACCTGATCCACCGTGGCGAGCTGACCGTGGACAGTGGCGTGGCGTCGATCCTCATGGGCAGCATGCCGATCGCCACCTGTATCGTCGCCTGGATCGGCATCCGAGAACGCCCGAGCGGCCGTCAGATGCTCGGCATCGGCTTCGGTTTTGCGGGGCTGATCAGCCTGATCGGGTGGGACTCGATCGCCGGCCTCGGGCGCACGGAGGGCCAGCTGATGGTCGCAGGCGGGGCGGTGTGCTACGCGGTGAGTGCCGTGCTTGTGCGCCGAGCGGGCGTGCCGCCGTCGCTGTGGGTCGCCGCGCTGACGCTTTGGGCTGCCGCGGCCATGAGCCTGCCGCTCGCGATCGGTGCCGGCTTGTCACCGCATCGACCGCCGACCACCGGCGTCTGGTTGGCGGTGGCAACGCTCGGCGTCGGGTGCACAGGCCTGGCGCAGGTCGTCTACTTCAGTCTGCTCAGTCGGATCACGGCGAATCACTTCGCCCTGATCAACAACTTCATCCCCCTGCTGGGCTACGGCTGGGCCGTCTGGCTGCTGGGTGAATCGCCCCGCACCAGCGCCCTGCTCGCGGCCGGCCTGATCCTGCTGGGTGCGCGGCTGGTGCTGAGTGCGCCGCGCCAGGCACCGACACCCTGAACCCGGTGTAGACGATACCGTGTGCTAGCCGAGGTGTGGCAGGCCGAGGTAGTCACGCGTCCCCATTTCACGCAGCCGACTCGCCGCCCTGACGAACTCGAAGGCCATCCGTTTGCCGACGTAGAGCTGTTCGGGCTCGGCATCGGCGCTGACTATCACCACGACATTGCGGTCGTAGAGCTCGTCGATGAGGTTCACGAAACGGCGGGCAGCATCGCTCGCCGCCTGGTCCATGACCGGCACGTTGCTGATCAGAACGCTGTGGAACTCCCGCGCGATTTCGATGTAGTCAACGCTGGCACGTGCACTCTCACACAACGCGGCGAATTCGCACCACAACACTCCGCCTGCCCGCGCCCGAACGGGGATGTCGCGGCCGTTGACCGTCAGTGCACCGGGCACACAGGCGGCGCCGTCCGGGGCCAGCTCGGCAAACCGCTGCGCCATGGCCGTGTCTGCCGCCGCCCCGGTCGGCACGTAGTAGACCGGCACTCGCTCAAGTGTGCGCAGGCGGTAGTCGGTGTCGCTGTCGAGGTGCACGACGCTGCAGTGTGACTCCAACAGCGCGATCGCCGGCAGGAAACGCGCGCGCTGCAGGCCGTCGCGATACAGCCCGCTTGGGGGCACATTCGAGGTTGTGACCAGCGTGACGCCAAGCGCGAACAGGGCGTCGAGCAAGCCGTGCATCAGCATGGCATCGGTGATGTCGTTGATGTGCATCTCGTCCAGCACCAGCACGCGCGCCTCGCGGCTGATCTCGGCCGCAATGTCGGGCAAGGGGTCCTGACGGTCGGCGCGCGCGCGCAACCCGGCGTGCACCCGCTGCATGAAGCGGTGGTAGTGCAAGCGCAACTTTGCGTCGAAGGGCAAGGTGTCGAAGAACAGGTCGCAGAAATGCGTCTTGCCGCGACCAACCCCACCCCAGAGGTAGATGCCAGTGACGGCCGTGACCGCCGGCGCGCTGCGAAACCGGGCGAACCAGCCGGACGGCGCGCGTTGCGGCGGCTCGATCAGCCGGGACCACAACGCGTCGAGCGCGACCACCGCCTCGCGTTGCGCCGCGTCGGGCGTGAAGCTGCCGTCCGCCAGTGACCCCTCGTAGACCGAGAGTGGCGACCCGGTGCGAACCTCAGTCATGCGGCGGGCTGTTTTCGGCGTGCACCGGCAGCTCAGTCGGGTTCGTTGGCTCGAATCGCCTTGATCGCGACTTTCTGACGTCGCAACACATAGCGGTGCAAGCGATCGGCGACATCCGGCTGCAGGTCGATCAACCGGCAACGGCAGATTGTGTCTTCGTCGATCTTGATCACGTCGGCGAAG
Proteins encoded in this region:
- a CDS encoding HupE/UreJ family protein, which gives rise to MRQLSILQCVFACVLMVIGLNLAWAHGVTAGDAAFIESVTGVSVGPWLYLGAKHMVTGYDHLLFLLGVVFLLGGARDVLVYVTLFSIGHSLTLTTGVLADIRADAYLIDAVIGLSVVYKALDNLGGFERLVGWRPWPKVAVFAFGLCHGFGLATKLQDLEIPTDGLMGKLLLFNAGVELGQLLALAGIVLVVLLWRQTGRFTAWAVAANVLLMMLGFLLTGYQLLGYLKAA
- the ppk2 gene encoding polyphosphate kinase 2; the encoded protein is MSESTPPQTNLRDWMESEFEDSLDEMYEMEFAEPLLTEELRRLYKDAHPERLDRRVYYRNLLRLQGELIKLHDWVQDTGAKVLIICEGRDAAGKGGVIKRIAQRLDPRVCRVVALPKPTEREQSQWYFQRYVPHLPAGGEIVLFDRSWYNRAGVERVMGFATEDQVEQFFRDVPEFERMLVRSGVTVVKYWFSITDEEQQLRFLMRIHDPLKQWKLSPIDLESRIRWEDYTRAKEEMFERTNIPEAPWYIVEGNDKKRERLNCIEHLLSLIPYRDVDRDQIELPERQFDPYYERQTLPDELYVPKIY
- a CDS encoding AbrB family transcriptional regulator, which gives rise to MSRPAAGLLVLTAIAVAGGWLASHTLLPMPWMLGSLFATALSAPLLARAFPQCPTYPERVRRVCIAIIGVMIGASFTPALVSILPTLWVSLLAMLAFVLLSHGVGYTLFRRVGGYDPKTAFYASMPGGLIEAIAFGEAAGCDARTLTVQHFTRIVLVVMVVPLTLLLWHGTAVGSAAGEALSRGRWHAADVLWVAGLAATGLAVSPWLRLPAGHLMTPLLVSAVLHAVGWAAVTSPEWLLHVAQLVVGAGLGTRFVDFDRRQLLRALGMSSLSISCVLVLSLGFAIALSAVTPLPVEALFISFAPGGVTEMSLIALSFGVSPMLVALHHLLRITITVGSVVIWARLLWGGGR
- a CDS encoding NAD(P)H-dependent oxidoreductase produces the protein MRVLSLAASNSRSSINRVLAEHAATVFVAEFAPEGSVDRLDINDFEMPLYSSDREQANGVPALAQQFKDRIAAADRVIISFAEHNGHYCAAFKNLFDWASRLEGKVYQDKPMVLLSTSPGPGGAASVLRAAIESAPYFGCELRGSLSVPRFHDNVDAARGELTDPTLAAALREELAKLR
- a CDS encoding DUF3995 domain-containing protein produces the protein METLAVLLAAVLVGIAGLHLAWGCGLRWPGEDERTLIDAVIGRPDVHRMPGLGLCLVVTLALLAAAFWALWAAGWVAVPDGSVVGLSVREIGLWLLVAVFLGRGAATYLPGPLSGAVEPFRTLDRRLYAPLCLALGVGFLVLLSVGLSVEIDSAP
- a CDS encoding TetR/AcrR family transcriptional regulator, whose product is MTRASKLSPVDWIQAAFRTLTERGIEQVKVEPLARELGVSKGSFYWHFSDRSALHAAMLQHWRQEATDNIIVQVERTADTPHRRLRTLVGLAAATAPKRYGGAGVESALRSWARHDSAAQATVTAVDDTRIRYVRTLFKAAGAPPAQARLSASTLYATLVGLDALPQHGVRLRESALNQVLDGLLEALTPP
- a CDS encoding DMT family transporter, giving the protein MLASSSRATTLALFSVLTLLWSFSFLLIKVSVTDFAPSTLVFWRLVIGAAVVSAAATLWRTPLPDTRTHWPLVLWVALLGNALPFYLIHRGELTVDSGVASILMGSMPIATCIVAWIGIRERPSGRQMLGIGFGFAGLISLIGWDSIAGLGRTEGQLMVAGGAVCYAVSAVLVRRAGVPPSLWVAALTLWAAAAMSLPLAIGAGLSPHRPPTTGVWLAVATLGVGCTGLAQVVYFSLLSRITANHFALINNFIPLLGYGWAVWLLGESPRTSALLAAGLILLGARLVLSAPRQAPTP
- the zapE gene encoding cell division protein ZapE, with the protein product MTEVRTGSPLSVYEGSLADGSFTPDAAQREAVVALDALWSRLIEPPQRAPSGWFARFRSAPAVTAVTGIYLWGGVGRGKTHFCDLFFDTLPFDAKLRLHYHRFMQRVHAGLRARADRQDPLPDIAAEISREARVLVLDEMHINDITDAMLMHGLLDALFALGVTLVTTSNVPPSGLYRDGLQRARFLPAIALLESHCSVVHLDSDTDYRLRTLERVPVYYVPTGAAADTAMAQRFAELAPDGAACVPGALTVNGRDIPVRARAGGVLWCEFAALCESARASVDYIEIAREFHSVLISNVPVMDQAASDAARRFVNLIDELYDRNVVVIVSADAEPEQLYVGKRMAFEFVRAASRLREMGTRDYLGLPHLG